The Streptomyces sp. M92 nucleotide sequence GAGTTCGTACTCGTTGTCCACGACGCGCAGCAGCTGGGCCAGGGCGTCGGGCTCGGGGGCGCAGTCGTCGTGCAGCAGCCACAGCCACTGGACCGGTTCTCCGTGGGGAAGCTCCGGCAGGTCGTAGGCGTCGTCGCGCCAGGTGCGGGTGACCGGGTCCCAGCCGCTCGGCCGCCTCAGGTACGGCAGGTCCTCCGGGGTGAGGACGGGCGCGACGCGGGCGGCCTCCTCGACGGCCTGGCCGAAGCCGGTGCGCCGGGCGAGGTGGAGCACGCGGTCGTCGCCGAGGGCTTCGGTGACCAGCCGGGCGGAGTCGTCGGCGCTGCCGGTGTCGGCGGCGACGGCGTACTGGACGGGGCGCTCCTGGCCGAGCAGCCCGGCGAGCGCGTCGGGCAGCCAGCGGGCTCCGTCGTGGGCGACGAGGACCGCGGTCACGACGTGACGCGGGAACTCAGGTGTGGCAGCGAGGTCTTGCTGGGCTGCCGTGTGGCTGTGCACGGACATCGAGGTACGGGCCCCGGTTCGGTGGACTGCGGTGGACGCCCGTGCCTGTTGGGGGTGGCGGGGCGTCTCGGACGAGCGCCCACACTATCGGCTGGGCAGAACGACGGCCCGCCGCCTGTGGACAACCCATCTGCGAGGGGCCGTTGCCGCAGCCTCCCGCCGTCGCGTCAGACGGCGGCCTTCTTCAGCCGGCGGCGCTCGCGCTCGCTGAGACCGCCCCAGATACCGAAACGCTCGTCGTTGGCGAGGGCGTACTCGAGGCACTCGGAGCGGACCTCGCAGGCGAGGCAGACCTTCTTGGCCTCTCTGGTGGAGCCGCCCTTCTCGGGGAAGAAGGACTCGGGGTCGGTCTGGGCGCACAGTGCGCGCTCCTGCCAGCCGAGCTCCTCGTCCGCGTCGTCGACCAGCAGTTGCTGCACCAGCTCGGTCATGTGCGCCCCTCGTCTGTCTTTCGCGTCCCCGTGATCCAGCCGTTATCGATTCCGGCTGAACGACACGAGTGAAATTACAAGTGTGCTGCTCCGGGCGAGTCAAGCCGGGATCTGCTATTGGGCCCCTTATTCACTCTGCGGAACCAAGGCCATGCGGAAAGTGTTCAAATCGCCATAAACCTCGACATACCGACGAGGCCCACCGGGGCACCCGCCCCGAGCGGAGTCCGCACCAGGGAGGACGCCCGGGCGTTCGATCCCGTTCCGATACACGCGCCGAAGCGAAGCTGATCACATTCGGATCACGGGATCGCAACGGGGGTTGTGCGCCCGGCTTGTGCGCCATGTGTCCTGGAAGCCGCCTGAGCAAACCTTTCACCGGCCAGATGAACCGGATGAGGTGAAACATGTCCCACGTAACGGGCATCGAGTTGACAGTGCCGGTGTGAGCCGCTGTCCTTGTGGGCATGCTCGCGAACTTGGCAACCACCTCGACCCGCACCGCCGGGTCCCACGGTGCTGCCCACGCTCGCCGCAGCTGTTGTTGCTGTTCCGGCTGTTGAGCCCCACCGCGCTCCGGCCGTCGCGCGGGTCCACGCGACCCGTGCCCGTCTCTCCGCGCCCCACCAGGGCGCACCGAGCCGTCCCGCGACGCCCCTCTCCCCTGTTCTCCTCCTGACTCTCCCGCCGAGGACCCACCCACCCATGAACAGCGACAGCGACCTCCAGATCGCCGGCGACATCCTCGAAGTCCCCCACCTCCTCCAGGCACCGCGCGAGCACCCGGCCACCGTCGCCGAGTTCGCCGGCCTGGTCCGTTCCCTGGCCGCCGACCGGTCCGCGTGGCAGGACCTGGTCCGGTACGACGCGACGACACGCTGGTACCACCGGCTGCGCACCGGCCCCGGCTACGAGGTCTGGCTCCTGTCCTGGCTGCCCGGCCAGGGCAGCGGGCGCCACGACCACGGGCCTTCCTCCGGTGTGTGGACCGTCCTGGAGGGCTCCCTCACCGAGCGCACGGAACGCGGCACGCGCGCGTTGCGGCCGGGGACGCAGAAGGTCTTCGCCCCGGGACACGTGCACGAGGTGGTCAACGACGCGCTGGAGCCGGCGGTCAGCCTGCACGTCTACTTCCCTGGCCTGACCGAGATGCCCATGCACTCCCCGCGGTGCTCGGCCACCGTGCGGAACACGGACACGGGCGCGGTGACGACTGTCTGACGCGCTGTCGTACCCGCCTGCAAGACTGGTGCCATGCGCATTGTGGTTCTGGCAGGCGGCATCGGCGGTGCCCGGTTCCTGCGTGGTCTCAAGCAGGCCGCGCCGGACGCGGACATCACGGTCATCGGCAACACCGGGGACGACATCCACCTCTTCGGGCTGAAGGTCTGCCCGGACCTCGACACGGTGATGTACACGCTCGGCGGCGGCATCAACGAGGAGCAGGGCTGGGGACGGACCGACGAGACCTTCCATCTGAAGGAGGAGCTCGCGGCGTACGGCGCCGGACCCGAGTGGTTCGGCCTGGGCGACCGCGACTTCGCCACGCACATCGTGCGGACCCAGATGATCACCGCCGGGTTCCCGCTGAGCGCGGTGACCGAGGCACTGTGCGACCGCTGGAAGCCCGGCGTACGCCTGATCCCGATGACCGACGACCGCGTGGAGACCCACGTCGCGGTCGAACTCGACGGCGAACGCAAGGCGGTCCACTTCCAGGAGTACTGGGTACGGCTGCGGGCCTCGGTTGCCGCCGAGGCGGTCGTCCCCGTCGGCGCCGAGCAGTCGAAGCCGGCCCCGGGCGTACTGGAGGCCATCGCGGAGGCGGACGTCATCCTCTTCCCGCCCTCCAACCCGGTCGTCTCGGTCGGCACGATCCTCGCCGTGCCCGGCATCCGGGAGGCGATCGCCGACGCCGGGGTGCCGGTGGTGGGCCTCTCCCCGATCGTCGGGGACGCGCCCGTGCGCGGGATGGCCGACAAGGTCCTCGCGGCGGTCGGCGTGGAGTCCACCGCCGCGGCGGTCGCCGAGCACTACGGCTCGGGACTGCTCGACGGCTGGCTCGTCGACACGGTCGACGCGGAGTCCGTCACGCGCGTGAAGGCGGCCGGCATCCTGTGCCGCGCCGTCCCGCTGATGATGACCGACCTCGACGCGACCGCGCAGATGGCCCGGGAGGCCCTGACGCTGGCGGAGGAGGTGCGCGAGGCATGAGCGACGGCGCTCCCGGCTACCGGGTGTGGGCCGTCCCCGGCCTGCCCGAGGTGGCACCCGGCGACGACCTGGCCAAGCTGATCGCGGCGGCCGAGCCCGCCCTCGCCGACGGGGACGTGCTGCTGGTCACCTCCAAGATCGTCTCCAAGGCCGAGGGCCGGATCGTGCAGGCCGCCGACCGGGAGGCCGCGATCGACGCGGAGACGGTACGGGTGGTGGCCCGGCGCGGCACGCTGCGCATCGTGGAGAACCGCCAGGGCCTGGTCATGGCCGCGGCCGGGGTGGACGCCTCCAACACCCCCTCCGGCACGGTCCTGCTGCTCCCCGAGGACCCGGACGCCTCCGCCCGCACCATCCGCGAGGGCCTGCGCGACGCACTCGGCGTCGACGTCGGCGTGATCGTCACGGACACCTGCGGCCGACCCTGGCGGTCCGGCCTCACGGACATGGCCATCGGCGCCGCGGGCGTCCGCGTCCTGGACGACCTGCGCGGCGGCACCGACACGCACGGCAACCCGCTCAGCGCCACCGTCGTCGCCACCGCCGACGAACTCGCCGCCGCGGGCGACCTGGTCAAGGGCAAGGCCGCGGATCTGCCGGTCGCCGTCGTGCGCGGCCTCCCGCACGCGGTCTCCGAGGAGGACGGCGAGGGCGCCCGCGCGCTGGTCCGCGGCGCACACGGCGACATGTTCCGGCTGGGCACCTCCGAGGCGGTGCGGCAGGCGGTCACCCAGCGCCGTACCGTACGGGCCTTCACCGACGAGCCCGTCGACCCCGGCGCCGTGCGCCGCGCGGTGGCGGCCGCGGTGACGGCGCCGGCCCCGCACCACACGACGCCGTGGCGTTTCGTACTCCTGGAGTCCCCGGACTCCCGCGCCCGCCTGCTGGACGCGATGCGCGACGCCTGGATCGC carries:
- a CDS encoding WhiB family transcriptional regulator, with the protein product MTELVQQLLVDDADEELGWQERALCAQTDPESFFPEKGGSTREAKKVCLACEVRSECLEYALANDERFGIWGGLSERERRRLKKAAV
- a CDS encoding cysteine dioxygenase codes for the protein MNSDSDLQIAGDILEVPHLLQAPREHPATVAEFAGLVRSLAADRSAWQDLVRYDATTRWYHRLRTGPGYEVWLLSWLPGQGSGRHDHGPSSGVWTVLEGSLTERTERGTRALRPGTQKVFAPGHVHEVVNDALEPAVSLHVYFPGLTEMPMHSPRCSATVRNTDTGAVTTV
- the cofD gene encoding 2-phospho-L-lactate transferase, translated to MRIVVLAGGIGGARFLRGLKQAAPDADITVIGNTGDDIHLFGLKVCPDLDTVMYTLGGGINEEQGWGRTDETFHLKEELAAYGAGPEWFGLGDRDFATHIVRTQMITAGFPLSAVTEALCDRWKPGVRLIPMTDDRVETHVAVELDGERKAVHFQEYWVRLRASVAAEAVVPVGAEQSKPAPGVLEAIAEADVILFPPSNPVVSVGTILAVPGIREAIADAGVPVVGLSPIVGDAPVRGMADKVLAAVGVESTAAAVAEHYGSGLLDGWLVDTVDAESVTRVKAAGILCRAVPLMMTDLDATAQMAREALTLAEEVREA
- a CDS encoding coenzyme F420-0:L-glutamate ligase — protein: MSDGAPGYRVWAVPGLPEVAPGDDLAKLIAAAEPALADGDVLLVTSKIVSKAEGRIVQAADREAAIDAETVRVVARRGTLRIVENRQGLVMAAAGVDASNTPSGTVLLLPEDPDASARTIREGLRDALGVDVGVIVTDTCGRPWRSGLTDMAIGAAGVRVLDDLRGGTDTHGNPLSATVVATADELAAAGDLVKGKAADLPVAVVRGLPHAVSEEDGEGARALVRGAHGDMFRLGTSEAVRQAVTQRRTVRAFTDEPVDPGAVRRAVAAAVTAPAPHHTTPWRFVLLESPDSRARLLDAMRDAWIADLRRDGKTEESITKRIRRGDVLRDAPYLVVPCLVMDGSHTYGDERRDVAEREMFVVATGAGVQNLLVALAGERLGSAWVSSTMFCRSVVREVLGLPDDWDPMGAVAVGHPAQEPRPRPEREAGAFIEVR